The genomic region AGCGACTTCCACGCCATGATCCGGTTTCCGTCGGCCCGATCCTCGCGACTCCGGCCGCCTGTCACACCGGCCGCCCCGAAAGGTGCCGCACCGATGCCGGCGCCGCCGCGGCCGGATCGGCAGGCCGCGGCACCGAATAAGTGGGCTTCACCGGCGGAATTCAGCAACTTTAGTATCAGATGAAGTGAAACCTGTTGCCCCGCAACGATGTTCTGACGGCATGTCCGGTCACCAGGCCGCTCCGGGGCAGACCGGGATATTCGAGCTCGGCCACCGATATCAGCGTCAATATCCGGGAAACTCACTGGCACGAATTTCGGAAAAAAGACGTCGAAATTCGGTGAAACTACCTGAGCGAGTTTGCTAGGCCACTTGCGGACGGCGCAGCGCGGCCAGATCGGCGGCGGTGTTAACGTTGGTCAGCGCCGGCTGCTCGGGCATCACGATCCGGTGGGTGTCCACCCGGTCGATCAGCGCACGCATGCTGCGCTCCCCCGCCGCGATGAGCTCATCGACGACGCCGGCCAGCGAGGTGCGGTAGATGCCCGCGAGGTAGTGGTCGCGACCGTCCCACGGCAGCACCACGTCGGCGCCGAGACGCACGGCGGGACCGACCAGCTCGTCGATGATGTCGGTGGTCAGCAGCGGCATGTCGACGGCGGCGACGAACGCCAGCTCGCGGCCGGCCTCGGCGGCGGCGCGCAGCCCGCGTCCGGTGGCCAGCAGGGGGCCGACGCCACGGATCTCGTCGCGCAGTACCTCGGCATCCAACGGCGGGAGCGCCTGTCCGGGTGCGGCGACGACGAACACCGGCGCGCAGCGCGCCTTGAGGGTGTTCACCGTGCGTTCGACGAGCGTGGTGCCGTCGAACTGCAGTGTCGCCTTGTCACGGCCCATGCGGCGGGACGCCCCGCCCGCCAGGATGATCGCGGCCAGCGGAACCTCGGTCGTCATGACCGTGAGGTTAGTCGAACTAGTCGACTGTCCAGGTGTCTTTACCGCGAAGCAGCGACTGCAGGGCGGCGGTGTCGTGGGCCTTGGCCTCACGCGCGCTGGCGACCTGGTTGCGGGCGGCGTCGTCGTAGGTCGGCTTGCTGACCTGACGGAAGATGCCCATCACCATGTGCTCGAGGTTCTGGTCGGACAGCCGCGACAGCGCGAACGCGTACGCCGGGTCCTCGATCGTGGCGTCGTGCACGACGATCTGGTCGGCGGACACGTCGGCGGTCTTGGCGATCTCCAGGCCGTACCCCGACTTGATGACGCAGTACTCGCCGTCGGCGCCGAAGGTGATCGGCTCACCGTGGGTGAGGTTGATCAGCCGCTCCTCAGCACCCTCCTTGCGCAGCGCGTCGAAGGAGCCGTCGTTGAAGATCGGGCAGTCCTGCAGGATCTCGACCAGCGCGGCGCCGCGGTGTGCGGCGGCAGCCTTGAGCACCTCGGTCAGGCCCTTGCGGTCGGAGTCCAGCGCCCGGCCGACGAACGTGGCGTCGGCGCCCAGCGCCAGCGACACCGGGTTGAACGGGTAGTCCAGCGAGCCCATCGGCGTCGACTTGGTGATCTTGCCGACCTCGGAGGTCGGCGAGTACTGGCCCTTGGTCAGACCGTAGATCCGGTTGTTGAACAGCAGGATCGTGATGTTGACGTTGCGGCGCAGCGCGTGGATCAGGTGGTTGCCGCCGATCGACAGCGAGTCGCCGTCACCGGTGACCACCCAGACCGACAGGTCCTCGCGCGCCAGGGCCAGGCCGGTGGCGATTGTCGGGGCACGGCCGTGAATCGAGTGGAACCCGTAGGTCTCCAGGTAGTACGGGAACCGGCTCGAGCAGCCGATGCCGCTGACGAACACGATGTTCTCGCGGCGCAGGCCCAGGTCGGGCAGGAAGTTGCGGATGGTGTTGAGGATGACGTAGTCACCGCAGCCCGGGCACCAGCGGACCTCCTGGTCGCTGGTGAAGTCCTTGGCCTTCTGCGGCTCGTCCGTCGTCGGCACGCGGCTGGTGCCGGTCAACCCGAGATCAACTCCGATCAGGTCAGTCATCAAACAGCTCCCACACCAGTCCCGGCCTCGACGGTCGCCGCCGCGAGCCGCGCGAACTTGGCCTTGTCGAGTTCCTTATCACCCAGCGTCCCGTCCAGCGCGGCATCGATGATGCCCTCGACCTCGTCGGCCAGGAACGCCATGCCTTCCACCTTGGTCACCGACTGCACGTCGACCAGGTACTTTCCGCGCAGCAGCAGCGCGAGCTGCCCCATGTTCATCTCCGGGCAGACCACCTTCGGGTAGCGCCGCAGCACCTCGCCGAGATTGGCCGGCAGCGGGTTGAGGTGCCGCAGGTGCGCCTGGGCCACCTTCTGGCCCTTGCGCCGCGCCCGCCGGCAGGCCTCGCCGATCGGCCCGTAGCTGCTGCCCCAGCCGAGCAACAGCACCTCGGCGTCGCCGGTCGGGTCGTCGACCTCGAGGTCGGGCACCTCGATGCCGTCGATCTTGAGCTGGCGCAGCCGCACCATCAGGTCGTGGTTCTTGGGCTCGTAGGAGATGTTGCCCGCGCCGTTGGCCTTCTCCAGACCGCCGATACGGTGCTCCAGGCCCGGGGTGCCCGGTACCGCGAACTGGCGGGCCAGGGTCTCCGGATCGCGGGCGTACGGCGCGAACGGCTCGCCCGGCTTGGCGACGTTCTGCTTGATCGGCTCGTAGCTGGAGATGTCCGGGATGCGCCACGGCTCCGAGCCGTTGGCGATCGCACCGTCGGACAGGATCATCACCGGGGTGCGGTAGGTCAGCGCGATGCGGGCGGCCTCCACCGCGATGTCGAAGCAGTCCGACGGCGACCGCGGCGCCAGCACCGCGACCGGGGACTCGCCATTGCGGCCGTAGAGGGCCTGCAGCAGGTCGGCCTGCTCGGTCTTGGTGGGCAGACCGGTCGAGGGGCCGCCGCGCTGCACGTCGATGACGATCAGCGGCAGCTCGGTCATCACGGCCAGGCCGATGGCCTCGGCCTTGAGCGCCACACCGGGGCCGGAGGTGCTGGTCACGCCGAGCGCACCGCCGTAGGAGGCGCCGATGGCGGCGCCGATGCCGGCGATCTCGTCCTCGGCCTGGAAGGTCAGCACGTTGAAGTTCTTGTGCTTGGACAGCTCGTGCAGGATGTCCGACGCCGGGGTGATCGGGTAGGTGCCGAGCACGACCTGCAGGTCGGCCAGGTGCCCGGCCGCGACGATGCCGTAGGCCAGCGCGGTGTTGCCCGAGATCTGGCGGTACTCACCGGACTTCAGCTTGGCGGGGGCGACCTCGTAGACGCTGGCGAACGCCTCGGTGGTCTCGCCGTAGTTCCAGCCGGCCTTCAGCGCCAGCACGTTGGCCTCGGCGACCTCGGGCTTGCGGGCGAACTTCTCGCGGATGAACGCGATGCTGTGCTCGAGCTCGCGGCCGTACATCCACGACAGCAGGCCGAGCGCGAACATGTTCTTGGCGCGCTGGCCGTCTTTCTTGGACGCGCCGATCTGCTCGACGGCGCCCAGGGTCAACGTGGTCATCGGCACGGCCTGCACGACGTAGTCGGACAGCTCGTCGGTCTCCAGCGGGTTGGCGTCGTAGCCGACCTTGGCGAGGTTGCGCTTGGTGAACTCGTCGGAGTTGGCGATGATCAGGCCGCCGTGCGGCAGGTCGGACACGTTGGCCTTCAGCGCGGCCGGGTTCATCGCGACGAGGACGTCGGGGCGGTCACCGGCGGTGAGGATGTCGTAGTCGGCGATCTGGATCTGGAACGACGACACACCGGGCAGCGTGCCCTGAGGTGCTCGGATCTCGGCCGGATAGTTCGGCTGGGTCGCCAGGTCGTTGCCGAACAGCGCGGCCTCGGAGGTGAACCGGTCACCGGTCAGCTGCATGCCGTCGCCGGAGTCGCCGGCGAAGCGGATGACGACCTTCTCGAGCTTCTGTCGAGTGCCTGGACGGGCTTCGTTGCCGTTCACCGCCACGCGCCTGCCTCCTTGTAACTGTGGGTCAATCCAGCGGGTTTACCGAGTCGCAGCCGGGACGGCGCGCCGTCGGGAAACAGCCACTCCAAGTTTTGATGTCACTGCCGGTACCGATTATTGCACTCTTCTTAGGACGCCCTTCACCGCCCCCGCCCACGGCGTGGCGCGCACTGACGGAAAAAGTCGCAGCTCACCCAGTGTGCCGGTAGGCGACGTGAGACAAAACTGTGTTGTTCGTCACGCTCACGAGACAATGAACTCTAAGAATTTCGGTTACCGACCGGTAGCCACCAGCTAGCAGGTCAGGGGGCGTGCGCCGACGAGCCGATGCGGCCGCCGCAGCGGCCGCCGTGTTTGCCGGGCGTGCCGGTCATCCGGCACCCCGGGTCTCGCTTCAAGAATGGACCGGGCGCTATGCGTTGTCGGCGACCGACCGGCGGCGCTCATGCCAGCGCAGCCGCAGAAGCAACAGGCCTCGGTGCGCACGCCACCCCGCCGACAGCGGGTCACGCCAGACCGGGGTGTGGCGCCTGGATCGCGGATCGTTGTGCACGATCCCCATTGTGCCGTCGGCGCGGCAACATCGCCCTGTGATGAATCCCGCGGCAACTGAACAGTGACTGAACTGTTCCACCCGCACGGGACCTAGGCTTGACAGCATGCGACTCGGCGGACGGCGCGACCACACTGAAGACGTCGACGTGACCTACGACGAGAACCGGCTCGAGGTCACCGAACCGGAACGCGAGGCCGCCGGTGTCACCGCCGTGAAGGTGTCCATGGAGCGGGCGCTGACCCAGATGGGCCCGCTGCGCACCGGCGCCGCGCTGATCCGGCTCAACCAGCGCCACGGCTTCGACTGCCCCGGCTGCGCGTGGCCGGAGGAACACGGGGGCCGCAAGTTCGCCGAGTTCTGCGAGAACGGCGCCAAGGCCGTCGCCGAGGAGGCCACCAAACGGGTCGTCACCCCCGAGTTCTTCGCCCGCCACTCGATCGCCGATCTCGACACCCGCCCGGAGTACTGGCTGTCCCAGCAGGGCCGGCTCACCCACCCGATGGTGCTGCGCCCCGGCGACGCCCATTACCGCCCCATCGACTGGGACGAGGCCTACCGGCTGATCGCCGACGAGCTGCGCGCCCTCGCGAACCCCAACGAGGCGGTGTTCTACACCTCCGGGCGCACCAGCAACGAGGCCGCGTTCCTCTACCAGCTGCTGGTGCGCAGCTACGGCACCAACAACCTGCCGGACTGCTCGAACATGTGCCACGAGTCCTCAGGCACCGCACTGATCGACGCCATCGGCGTCGGCAAGGGCTCGGTCACCGTCGAGGACCTCACCCGCGCGGACCTCATCGTGATCGCCGGGCAGAACCCGGGCACCAACCACCCGCGGATGCTGTCGGTGCTGGAGAAGGCGAAGGCCAACGGCGCGCGCATCATCGCGGTCAACCCGCTGCCCGAGGCCGGGCTCATCCGGTTCAAGGACCCACAGAAGGTGCGCGGGGTGGTCGGCCACGGCGTGCCGATCGCCGACGAGTTCGTGCAGATCCGCCTCGGCGGCGACATGGCGTTGTTCGCCGGGCTGGGCAGGCTGCTGCTGGAGGCCGACGACCGGGCCCCCGGCACTGTCGTCGACCGCGACTTCGTCGACGCCCACTGCGCCGGTTTCGCCGAGTACGAGTCCCGCACCCGCGCAGTCGATCTCGACACCGTGCTGGAGGCCACCGGGATCGACCGGGCCCAGCTGCAGCGCGTCGCCGACATGATGATCGCCTCCGAGCGCACCGTGGTGTGCTGGGCGATGGGCCTGACCCAGCACCGCCACGCGGTGCCGACGATCGCCGAGATCACCAACGTGCTGCTGATGCGGGGCATGATCGGCAAGCCGGGCGCCGGGCTGTGCCCGGTGCGCGGGCACTCCAACGTCCAGGGCGACCGCACCATGGGCATCTGGGAGAAGGCGCCGGAGTCGTTCCTGTCGGCTCTGGACGCGCACTTCGGTATCACCAGCCCCCGCGAGCACGGCATGGACACCGTGGAGGCGATCCGCGCGATGCGCGACGGCCGCGCCAAGGTGTTCATGGCGATGGGCGGCAACTTCGCCTCGGCGACCCCGGACACCGTCGCCACCGAGGCGGCGCTGCGCAACTGCTCGCTGACCGTGCAGGTGTCGACGAAACTCAACCGCAGCCACGTCGTGCACGGCAGGACCGCGCTGATCCTGCCGTCGCTGGGCCGCACCGACCGCGACATCCAGAACGGCGTCAAACAGATGGTGTCCGTTGAGGATTCGATGTCGATGGTGCACCTGTCGCGGGGTAGCCTGAACCCGCCCAGCGACCAGGTGCGCAGCGAGGTCGCGATCATCTGCCAGCTGGCCCGCACCCTGCTCGGGCCTGAGCACCCGGTGCCGTGGGAGCGGTTCAACAACGACTACGACGCGATCCGCGACGCCATCGCCGCCGTCGTACCCGGCTGCACCGACTACAACCGCCGGGTCCGCCAGCCCGACGGCTTCCAGCTGCCCCACCCGCCCCGCGACAAGCGGGAATTCCCCACGCAGACAGGCAAAGCCAACTTCAGCACCTACGAACTGGAGTGGGTGCCGGTGCCCCCGGGCCGGTTGGTGCTGCAGACGCTGCGCAGCCACGACCAGTACAACACCACGATCTACGGCCTCGACGACCGCTACCGCGGCGTCAAGAACGGCCGCCGCGTGGTGTTGGTCAACCCCGAGGACATCACCGCGCTGGGGCTGCGCGACGGCGACCACGTCGACCTGGTCTCGGAGTTCCCGGGTGCTGACGGCGGGATCGAGGAGCGGCGCGCCGAGAACTTCCGGGTGGTCGCCTACTCGACACCGCGCGGCAACGCGGCGGCCTACTACCCGGAGACCAACCCGCTGGTGCCGCTGGACCACGTCGCCAAGAAGTCCAACACCCCGGTGTCGAAGGCGGTCGTCGTCCGCCTGGAGCGCACCTGATGGGCCGGGTCACCGCCCGCCGCCGGGTGCGGCACGTGCGCGCCGGCGACGCGGTGGCCCGGCCGGAGACCCTCGTCGTCGAGGAACCATTGGAGATCCGGGTCAACGGCACCCCGATCACGGTGACGATGCGCACGCCCGGCTCCGATGTCGAACTGGCACAAGGGTTTCTGCTCACCGAGGGGGTCATCGCCGGCCGCGACGACGTGCTGGCCGCCCGCTACTGCAAGGGCACCGGGCCCGACAACCTCAATACCTACAACGTGCTCGACGTGACCCTGGCGCCCGGCGTCGCGATGCCCGACACCGACGTGACCCGCAACTTCTACACCACCTCCTCGTGCGGGGTGTGCGGTAAGGCGTCGCTGGAGGCGGTGCGGCTGGCCAGCCGCCACTCCCCCGGCGACGATCCGACGACCGTGTCGGTCGAGACCCTGTCGGCGCTGCCGGAGCAACTGCGCGCCGCGCAGAAGGTGTTCGCCAGCACCGGCGGTCTGCACGGCGCGGCGCTGTTCGCCGCCGACGGCACCCCGCTGGTGGTTCGGGAGGACGTCGGCCGCCACAACGCCGTCGACAAGGTCATCGGCTGGGCCGTCGAACAGGACCGCATCCCGCTGACCGGCACCGTGCTGCTGGTCAGCGGGCGGGCGTCGTTCGAGCTGACCCAGAAGGCGGTGATGGCCGGGATCCCGGTGCTGGCCGCGGTGTCGGCGCCGTCGTCGCTGGCCGCGGACCTGGCCGCCGAGTCGGGCCTGACGTTGGTGGCGTTCCTGCGCGGGGACTCGATGAACATCTACAGCCGGCCCGATCGGGTGGTGCCCTAGATCCGGGTCCCGGCGGTCTCGGGCAGCCTGACCACGCACAGCAGGCTGACCGCCGCCAGAGCGCCCATCATCGCCGCGACCGCCCAGCCGCCGTAGGAGTTCAGCAGCGTCGGCGAGACGACCGGGGGCAGCGCGCCGCCGAGGACGGCGCCGAAGGTGTGGGCCAGCGCGGCACCGGTGTAGCGGTACTGCGGCGCGAAGATCTCCGGCAGGAACGCCGCCAGCGGGCCCATGCAGATTCCGATCAGCGCGTAGGTCACCACGATCGCGACGGCGAACACCGGCCGGCTGCCCGTCTGCACCAGCGGGAACAACACCAGCGACAACGGCACCGCCAGACCGAACCCCACCGCGGCGACCCGCCGCCGGCCGTGGCTGTCGCTGAGCATCGCGGCGGCCACCACACAGCCCACCTCGACCAGGCCGCCGATCACGCCGACCAGCAGCACGAAGTTCGTCGAGAAGCCCAGGTGCTCGGTGGCGTAGTGGGTGACGAAGGTGCTGGCCTGGAACACCAGCATCGGGGCGCACGCCGCCACGCCCGAGGCCAGCAGCAGCTGACGGCCCTGGCGGCGCAGCAGCGCCGCGACCGGCGGGGTCTTGTCGTGGGGCGTGTAGTCGAGCGCCGGGGACTCGTCAACGCGCAGCCGCACGTAGAGCGCGGTGGCGATCAGCACCGCCGACAGCAGGAACGGGATGCGCCAGCCCCACTGCAGGAACGCCGGGTTGTCGGTGCCGAAGCCCATGTGCACGAGCAGGAACACCAGGTTGCCCATGATCACCGCGGTGCCCAGGCCCAGCTGGGTGAACATGCCGTAGTAGCCGCGCCGGTGCGCCGGGGCGTTCTCGGCGGACAGCAACACCGCGCCCGCCCACTCCCCGCCGACGGCGAAGCCCTGGATCAGCCGCAGGGTGATCAGCAGCAGCGGTGCGGCGACGCCGATGGCAGCGGTGCTGGGGATCAGGCCGACGCCGACGGTCGCGATGCCCATCAGCAGCAGGGTGACCACCAGGGTCTGCTTGCGGCCGATCCGGTCGCCGTAGTGGCCGAACACGGCCGCGCCCAGCGGGCGGGCCAGAAACGCCGCCGCGAAGGCGCCCAGCGCGGCGGTCGTGGCCATCACGTGCCCGAGGTTGGGGAAGAACACCGTCGGGAAGACCAGGGCGGCGGCGGTGCCGTAGATGAAGAAGTCGTAGAACTCGATCGCCGAGCCGATGTAGCTGGCCATCGAGATGCGCCGCAGAGCGGGGGCGTTCACCGTCACTGTCATGCGACGAATACTGGCAGCCGGCCCGGCCGGGTCTCATCGGCGAATCGGCGGATGTACCGGTGGAATCCGTTGTCCCCCAATCGGTGGACGCGGTGGTGCCGGCGCCGAAAATGCGTTCAGGGTCGTGATCCCGAAGGATTCACGACCCTGTACGCAATATTGCGGGCAGTACTAGGCGGGGTTTGATTCGCCTGACTCCTCAACGCGGCTCGTGCCTCGCCGCTTGATCGTCGTCAGGCGGTCTTGTCCCGGCGCTCCGGACGCGACGGCTTGCGCGGCACGATCGTCGGCAGGACGTTGTCCTGGACGGTCTCCTTGGTGACCACCACTTTGGCGACGTCGTCGCGGCTCGGGATGTCGTACATCACCGGCAGCAGGACCTCCTCCATGATGGCGCGCAGGCCGCGGGCACCCGTGCCGCGGTGGATGGCCTGATCGGCGATCGCCTCGAGGGCCTCTTCGGTGAACTCCAGTTCCACGCCGTCCATCTCGAACAGCCGCACGTACTGCTTGACGAGCGCGTTCTTGGGCTCGGAGAGGATCTTGACCAGGGAGGCCTTGTCCAGGTTGGTCACCGACGCCACGACGGGCAGACGTCCGATGAACTCGGGGATCAGACCGAACTTGATCAGATCCTCGGGCATGACCTCGGCGAAGTGGTCGGTGGTGTCGATCTCGGCCTTGGAGTGCACCTCGGCGCCGAAGCCCAGACCGCGCTTGCCGACCCGGTCCTGGACGATCTTCTCCAGGCCCGCGAACGCGCCGGCGACGATGAACAGCACGTTGGTGGTGTCGATCTGGATGAACTCCTGGTGCGGGTGCTTGCGCCCGCCCTGCGGCGGCACCGAGGCCTGGGTGCCCTCGAGGATCTTCAGCAGCGCCTGCTGCACACCCTCGCCGGAGACGTCGCGGGTGATCGACGGGTTCTCGCTCTTGCGGGCGATCTTGTCGACCTCGTCGATGTAGATGATGCCGGTCTCAGCCCGCTTGACGTCGTAGTCGGCGGCCTGGATCAGCTTGAGCAAAATGTTCTCGACGTCCTCACCGACGTAACCGGCCTCGGTGAGCGCGGTGGCATCGGCGATCGCGAACGGAACGTTGAGCATCTTGGCCAGGGTCTGCGCGAGGTAGGTCTTGCCGCAGCCGGTGGGCCCGAGCATCAGGATGTTCGACTTCGCCAACTCGACCGGCTCGGAGCGCGAATCGCGGCCCTTCTCACTGGCCTGGATGCGCTTGTAGTGGTTGTAGACCGCTACCGCGAGCGTGCGCTTGGCGTTCTCCTGCCCGATGACGTAGCTCTCAAGGAACTCGTGGATCTCGGCCGGCTTGGGCAGCTCGTCGAGCTTGACGTCGTCGTTGTCGGCGAGCTCCTCTTCGATGATCTCGTTGCAGAGATCGATGCACTCGTCGCAGATGTAGACCCCGGGCCCGGCGATGAGTTTCTTGACCTGCTTCTGGCTCTTCCCGCAGAACGAGCACTTCAGCAGGTCACCGCCGTCTCCAATACGCGCCATGGTGGTGGGGTCCTACTTTCCTCGCAGTGTCGGAGCTTCGTCACCCGGTTACCCCGGGTGGTTGTTCCCGACGCTACCCGTTCTTTCCGGAGTGAGGCGACCGATAAAGCCGAATCGCGTCGGTGCTATTCGCTTTGTCCGCGTCAACATATCGTCTGCGGACCCCGGGATCGTGCCGAACGCTCTGGCGTGTCGCCACCGTAACCGCACCGACGTGTCCGGGCAGCCCCCACGAGATCCGGTCCGAATGTTCGCCGCGCTTAACGATACCGTCAACCCGGCGGCGGTGAGCGCGCCAGACGGCGCGCTCACCACGGCCGGACGACGAGTTAGGCCGACTTCTGAGCCGACAGTTTGCGGTACTGCAGGACCGTGTCGATCACGCCGTACTCCTTGGCCTCCTCGGCCGTCAGGATCTTGTCGCGATCGGTGTCCTTGCGGATCTGCTCCGCCGACTTGCCGGTGTGGCGGGCCAGCGTGTCCTCCATGAGCTTGCGCATGCGCTCGATCTCGCGCGCCTGGATCTCCAGGTCGGAGAACTGGCCCTGGATGACCCCGGCCAGCGCCGGCTGGTGGATCAGCACGCGGGCGTTCGGCAGCGCCATCCGCTTACCGGGGGTGCCGGCGGCCAGCAGCACCGCCGCCGCCGACGCGGCCTGACCGAGGCACACGGTCTGGATGTCGGCACGCACGTACTGCATGGTGTCGTAGATCGCCATCAGTGACGTGAACGAGCCGCCCGGGGAGTTGATGTACATCGTGATGTCGCGGTCCGGATCCAGCGACTCCAGCACCAGCAGCTGCGCCATGACGTCGTTGGCGGAGGCGTCGTCCACCTGCACGCCGAGGAAGATGATGCGTTCCTCGAAGAGCTTGTTGTAGGGGTTGGACTCCTTGACGCCGAAGCTCGAGTGCTCGATGAACGACGGCAGGATGTAACGGGCCTGCGGTGCCAGGCGCGGATCTGTGTAGTCGGTCATTTGGTCAGTCCTGCTCCCGGTCCTTGCCCGTTGACGCTGGCGTTGGTGATGATGTGGTCGACGAAGCCGTATTCGAGGGCCTCCTGTGCGGTGAACCACCGGTCGCGGTCGGAGTCGGCCTCGATGCGCTCGATCGGCTGCCCGGTGAACTCGGCGTTCAGCCGGAACATCTCTTTCTTGATGACCGCGAACTGCTCGGCCTGGATGGCGATGTCGGCGGCGCTACCGGTCACCCCGCCCAGCGGCTGGTGCATCAGGATCCGCGCGTGCGGCAGCGCGTAGCGCTTGCCCTTGGTGCCCGCGGCGAGCAGGAACTCGCCCATCGAGGCGGCCATGCCCATCGCGTAGGTGGCCACGTCGCACGGGGCGAGCACCATCGTGTCGTAGATGGCCATACCGGCGCTGATCGAGCCACCCGGCGAGTTGATGTAGAGGTGGATGTCCTTGGTGGGGTCCTCGGCCGAGAGCAGCAGAATCTGCGCGCACAACCGGTTGGCGATGTCGTCATCGACCTGAGAACCCAGGAAGATGATCCGCTCCGCCAGCAACCGTTCGTAGACCGAGTCGACCAGGTTGAGGCCTTGCGAGGCGCCACGCATGTAGGTCACGACTGGATACCTGCTTTCTTACAAGAGCTTGTCTGCAACGACACTAACGAACCCGCGCCGGAGCGCACTCCCCAGACGGGCGGCGTTCGCTCTCAGCGTCACGGGTCACGTCTTACTCGGCGTCGGCCGATTCCTCGTTCGCGCTGTCATCCGAGCTCTCCGCGTCGGCCGGCTCCTCATCGTTCGAGCCCTCGGCCTCGGCCTGCTGCGCGCCGGCGCGCCCGAAGAACTCGGTGGTGTCGATGACGTTGCCCTCGGTGTCCTTGACCGTGGCGCCCTCGACGACCTCCGCGACGGCCAGGCCGCGGCGCACGTCGGCGAACAGCGCCGGCAGCTGGTTGTTCTGCTGCAGGGCCTGCAGCAGCTGCTGCGGCTGCATGCCGTACTGCTGCGACATCAGCACCAGGCGCTCGGTCAGGTCGTTCTGGCCGACCTGGACGTTGAGCTTGTCGGCGATGGCATCGACCAGCAGCTGGGTCTTGATCGCCTTCTCGGCGTTGGCGCGGTTGTCGGCGTCCCACTGCTCGCGGCTGCTGCCCTGGGCCTCGAGCAACTCGGCGAAGCGCGCCTCGTCGTGGTCGAGGGCGTGGATCGCGTTGTGCAGGGTGTCGTCGATCTGGGCCTGGACGACCTTCTCCGGCAGCGGCACCTCGACCTGCTCGAGCAGGGTCTCGAGCACCTTGTCGCGGATCTGCTCGGCCTGCTGGACGCGCTTGACCCGGCGCACCTGCTCGACCAGCGAGTTCTTCAGCTCCTCGATGGTGTCGAACTCGCTCGCCAGCTGCGCGAACTCGTCGTCGGGCTCGGGCAGCTCGCGCTCCTTGACCGACTTGACGGTGACCGTCACCTCGGCCTCCTTGCCGGCGTGCTCACCGGCGGCCAGCTTGGTGGTGAAGGTCTTGGACTCGCCCTCCTTGAGGCCGACGATCGCCTCGTCGAGGCCCTCGACCAGCTGGCCGGAGCCGACCTCGTGCGACAGCCCCTCGGTGGCCGCCTCCGGCAGGTCCTGACCGTCGACGGTGGCCGACAGGTCGATGGAGACGAAGTCGCCGGTCTGCACCGGGCGGTCCACACCCTTGAGGGTGCCGAACCGGGCGCGCAGCGACTGCAGCTCGGCGTCGACCTCCTCGTCGGTGACCTCGATGGCGTCGACGGTGATCTCCAGCGCCGTCAGGTCGGGCAGCTCGATCTCCGGGCGGATGTCGACCTCGGCGGTGAAGGTCAGGTCCTCGCCGTACTCCTTCTTGGTGATCTCGATCTCGGGCTGGCCGAGCGGCTGCACCTCGTTGGTGGTGACGGCCTCGGTGTAGCGGCCCGGGATGGCCTCGCTGACCACCTGGTCGAGCATCGCCTCGCGGCCGAAGCGGGCCTCGAGCAGCTTGCGGGGTGCCTTACCGGGCCGGAAGCCGGGCAGCCGCACCTGCTTGGCCAGCTGCTTGAAGGCGCGGTCGAAGTCCGGTTCGAGCTCGGT from Mycolicibacterium phlei harbors:
- the mobA gene encoding molybdenum cofactor guanylyltransferase, with the translated sequence MTTEVPLAAIILAGGASRRMGRDKATLQFDGTTLVERTVNTLKARCAPVFVVAAPGQALPPLDAEVLRDEIRGVGPLLATGRGLRAAAEAGRELAFVAAVDMPLLTTDIIDELVGPAVRLGADVVLPWDGRDHYLAGIYRTSLAGVVDELIAAGERSMRALIDRVDTHRIVMPEQPALTNVNTAADLAALRRPQVA
- a CDS encoding 2-oxoacid:ferredoxin oxidoreductase subunit beta translates to MTDLIGVDLGLTGTSRVPTTDEPQKAKDFTSDQEVRWCPGCGDYVILNTIRNFLPDLGLRRENIVFVSGIGCSSRFPYYLETYGFHSIHGRAPTIATGLALAREDLSVWVVTGDGDSLSIGGNHLIHALRRNVNITILLFNNRIYGLTKGQYSPTSEVGKITKSTPMGSLDYPFNPVSLALGADATFVGRALDSDRKGLTEVLKAAAAHRGAALVEILQDCPIFNDGSFDALRKEGAEERLINLTHGEPITFGADGEYCVIKSGYGLEIAKTADVSADQIVVHDATIEDPAYAFALSRLSDQNLEHMVMGIFRQVSKPTYDDAARNQVASAREAKAHDTAALQSLLRGKDTWTVD
- a CDS encoding 2-oxoacid:acceptor oxidoreductase subunit alpha, translating into MAVNGNEARPGTRQKLEKVVIRFAGDSGDGMQLTGDRFTSEAALFGNDLATQPNYPAEIRAPQGTLPGVSSFQIQIADYDILTAGDRPDVLVAMNPAALKANVSDLPHGGLIIANSDEFTKRNLAKVGYDANPLETDELSDYVVQAVPMTTLTLGAVEQIGASKKDGQRAKNMFALGLLSWMYGRELEHSIAFIREKFARKPEVAEANVLALKAGWNYGETTEAFASVYEVAPAKLKSGEYRQISGNTALAYGIVAAGHLADLQVVLGTYPITPASDILHELSKHKNFNVLTFQAEDEIAGIGAAIGASYGGALGVTSTSGPGVALKAEAIGLAVMTELPLIVIDVQRGGPSTGLPTKTEQADLLQALYGRNGESPVAVLAPRSPSDCFDIAVEAARIALTYRTPVMILSDGAIANGSEPWRIPDISSYEPIKQNVAKPGEPFAPYARDPETLARQFAVPGTPGLEHRIGGLEKANGAGNISYEPKNHDLMVRLRQLKIDGIEVPDLEVDDPTGDAEVLLLGWGSSYGPIGEACRRARRKGQKVAQAHLRHLNPLPANLGEVLRRYPKVVCPEMNMGQLALLLRGKYLVDVQSVTKVEGMAFLADEVEGIIDAALDGTLGDKELDKAKFARLAAATVEAGTGVGAV
- a CDS encoding FdhF/YdeP family oxidoreductase encodes the protein MRLGGRRDHTEDVDVTYDENRLEVTEPEREAAGVTAVKVSMERALTQMGPLRTGAALIRLNQRHGFDCPGCAWPEEHGGRKFAEFCENGAKAVAEEATKRVVTPEFFARHSIADLDTRPEYWLSQQGRLTHPMVLRPGDAHYRPIDWDEAYRLIADELRALANPNEAVFYTSGRTSNEAAFLYQLLVRSYGTNNLPDCSNMCHESSGTALIDAIGVGKGSVTVEDLTRADLIVIAGQNPGTNHPRMLSVLEKAKANGARIIAVNPLPEAGLIRFKDPQKVRGVVGHGVPIADEFVQIRLGGDMALFAGLGRLLLEADDRAPGTVVDRDFVDAHCAGFAEYESRTRAVDLDTVLEATGIDRAQLQRVADMMIASERTVVCWAMGLTQHRHAVPTIAEITNVLLMRGMIGKPGAGLCPVRGHSNVQGDRTMGIWEKAPESFLSALDAHFGITSPREHGMDTVEAIRAMRDGRAKVFMAMGGNFASATPDTVATEAALRNCSLTVQVSTKLNRSHVVHGRTALILPSLGRTDRDIQNGVKQMVSVEDSMSMVHLSRGSLNPPSDQVRSEVAIICQLARTLLGPEHPVPWERFNNDYDAIRDAIAAVVPGCTDYNRRVRQPDGFQLPHPPRDKREFPTQTGKANFSTYELEWVPVPPGRLVLQTLRSHDQYNTTIYGLDDRYRGVKNGRRVVLVNPEDITALGLRDGDHVDLVSEFPGADGGIEERRAENFRVVAYSTPRGNAAAYYPETNPLVPLDHVAKKSNTPVSKAVVVRLERT